A single region of the Leptodactylus fuscus isolate aLepFus1 chromosome 5, aLepFus1.hap2, whole genome shotgun sequence genome encodes:
- the LOC142204038 gene encoding E3 ubiquitin/ISG15 ligase TRIM25-like: MASAALRAELDCSICLSTYTDPVMLRCGHNFCRVCIDQFLDTQKWSRIYSCPECREEFQVRPVLMRNLALRNIMENLLSTQPTQTQTGIFCTYCVDSPVPAVKSCLHCEASLCDKHLRVHSKSPEHVLCDPSTNLEKRKCSVHKKVLEYYCTEDAACICVSCRLIEEHKGHKIKSLHEASKEKKERLRNVLQKLITKREETEERVQSLQESRRKAQEKESGEAERVTALFIDIRRRLDDLEKKVLSEISRQEEQRSLSLSDVIQKLEIKKAELSMKMRHIEELCNMTDPLTVLQDPDTGDLCDPEEGGGDEDTGGHDKTHDVDVDGITGMLHAGLSDIMKYLQTISPVKPEEVRPQPPSAQPLPSHTQDLPVPGTEYGGDGVIVRTGGVGGSATAAAEGGIYGQGPADILLDVNTAANNIRISDDLKTATKTQVRLNFLYTAERFEDCQVISIRGFTSGRHYWDVEISGSRGWIVGMCYPSIDRKGWQSYIGENNKSWSLLRTLRNQYVVIHGMDETMLRDNASGSRIRICLDYEAGQLSFYELCDPIRHLHTFSDTFTEPLHGVLWVGDGSVKILG, translated from the coding sequence atggcgtccgctGCTCTGAGAGCCGAGCTGGACTGCTCCATCTGTCTGAGCACTTATACCGACCCTGTAATGctgagatgtggacacaacttctgccgggtctgtattgatcAGTTCCTAGATACACAGAAGTGGTCTAGAATTTATTCCTGTCCTGAATGTAGAGAAGAGTTTCAGGTGCGGCCTGTACTGATGAGGAACTTAGCTCTACGTAACATAATGGAGAATTTATTGTCTACTCAACCAACACAGACACAAACTGGGATCTTCTGCACTTATTGTGTGGACTCTCCTGTACCTGCTGTGAAGTCCTGTCTACATTGTGAAGCTTCTCTGTGTGATAAACATCTTAGAGTCCACAGCAAGTCACCAGAACACGTCTTATGTGATCCCAGCACTaacctggagaagaggaaatgttctgtccataagaaggtcctggaatattactgtactgaggacGCTGCTTGTATCTGTGTGTCCTGTAGACTGATTGAAGAACATAAAGGACATAAAATTAAGTCATTGCATGAGGCGTCaaaagagaagaaggagagactGAGAAATGTTCTCCAGAAACTGATCACAAAGAGGGAGGAGACTGAGGAAAGAGTCCAGAGTCTACAggagagcaggagaaaagctcaAGAGAAAGAATCTGGAGAAGCCGAGAGAGTCACTGCCCTGTTTATAGACATCAGGAGACGACTGGACGACCTGGAGAAGAAGGTCCTGAGTGAGATCTCCAGGCAGGAGGAGCAGCGGTCATTGTCACTGTCTGATGTGATCCAGAAGCTGGAAATAAAGAAGGCCGAGCTGTCCATGAAGATGCGGCACATTGAGGAGCTGTGTAACATGACTGAtccactgactgtcttacaggatccagacacaggtgacttgtgtgatcctgaggaggggggaggtgatgaggacacagggggaCATGATAAGACACATGATGTAGATGTGGATGGAATTACAGGGATGTTACATGCAGGTCTCTCTGATATAATGAAATATCTACAGACCATCTCACCTGTAAAACCAGAAGAAGTGAGGCCACAACCCCCCAGCGCCCAACCTCTGCCCAGTCACACCCAAGATTTACCTGTGCCAGGTACAGAATATGGGGGTGATGGTGTAATAGTCAGGACTGGGGGTGTTGGGGGGTCGGCAACGGCTGCAGCAGAGGGAGGGatctatgggcagggtcctgcagacatattactggatgtaaACACGGCTGCTAATAATATCCGTATATCAGACGACCTGAAAACTGCAACTAAGACACAAGTGAGGCTGAATTTTCTATACACAGCAGAGAGATTTGAGGATTGTCAGGTGATAAGTATCAGGGGATTTACCTCAGGGCGACATTACTGGGATGTGGAGATCAGTGGATCAAGGGGCTGGATTGTGGGGATGTGTTATCCCAGTATAGACAGGAAGGGGTGGCAGTCATACATTGGAGAAAATAACAAGTCTTGGAGTTTGTTAAGGACACTTAGAAATCAGTATGTAGTGATACATGGCATGGATGAGACCATGTTACGTGATAATGCCTCCGGTAGTAGAATTAGGATCTGTCTGGATTATGAGGCCGGGCAGTTGTCCTTTtatgagctgtgtgaccccatcagacacttacacaccttcTCTGACACCTTCACCGAGCCCCTTCATGGTGTATTATGGGTAGGGGATGGTTCTGTAAAGATATTAGGTTGA
- the LOC142205117 gene encoding E3 ubiquitin/ISG15 ligase TRIM25-like — protein MASTDLRDDLDCSICLSTYTDPAMLRCGHNFCQVCIDRVLDTQDQSGVYSCPECREEFQVRPVPMRNFALRKVIEKLLLTHSTQRETGICCTYCVDSPGPAVKSCLPCEVSLCGKHLRIHSKSPEHVLCDPSTNLEKRKCSVHKKVLEYYCTEDAACICVYCSAGEHRGHRVEMLDEASEKKKLRNFLQKLITKKEETEERVQSLEEHWRKALEKSAEEAERVTALFLDIRRRLDDLEKKVLSEISRQEKEKSLSLSALIQKLEVKKAELSMKMRHIEKLCNMTDPLTVLQEPDTGDLCDPEEGGGDEDTGGHDRQRHDGDDRDVAVISDTLHTLCDIISGIRSGIYVAAPTDILLDVNTAANNLHISDDLKIATCLHQKQNRSETAERFQFPEVISCSKFFCGRHYWDVEISRSESWSVGICYPSIARRGRQSYFGYNNKSWSLWRYYYQYLAIHESKEIRLPDNISSNRFRICLDYEAGRLSFYELCDPIRHLHTFMATFTEPLHVAIHVLGGSIKISGGNNK, from the coding sequence ATGGCATCCACTGATCTGAGAGATGACCTGGACTGCTCCATCTGTCTGAGCACTTATACAGACCCTGCAATGctgagatgtggacacaacttctgccaGGTCTGTATTGATCGTGTTCTGGATACACAGGACCAGTCTGGAGTTTATTCCTGTCCTGAATGTAGAGAAGAGTTTCAGGTGCGGCCTGTACCGATGAGGAACTTTGCACTACGTAAAGTAATTGAAAAATTACTGTTAACTCACTCGACACAGAGAGAAACCGGGATCTGCTGCACTTACTGTGTGGACTCTCCTGGACCTGCTGTGAAGTCCTGTCTACCCTGTGAGGTTTCTCTGTGTGGTAAACATCTGAGAATCCACAGCAAGTCACCAGAACACGTCTTATGTGATCCCAGCACTaacctggagaagaggaaatgttctgtccataagaaggtcctggaatattactgtacAGAAGACGCTGCTTGTATCTGTGTCTATTGTTCAGCAGGAGAACATCGAGGACATCGGGTGGAGATGCTGGATGAGGCCTCTGAGAAGAAGAAACTAAGAAATTTTCTCCAGAAACTGATCACAAAGAAAGAGGAGACTGAGGAAAGAGTTCAGAGTCTGGAGGAGCACTGGAGAAAGGCTCTAGAAAAATCAGCTGAAGAAGCCGAGAGAGTCACTGCTCTGTTTCTAGACATCAGGAGACGACTGGACGACCTGGAGAAGAAGGTCCTGAGTGAGATCTCCAGGCAGGAGAAGGAAAAGTCACTGTCACTGTCTGCTCTGATCCAGAAGCTGGAAGTAAAGAAGGCCGAGCTGTCCATGAAGATGAGGCACATTGAGAAGCTGTGTAACATGACTGAtccactgactgtcttacaggaaccagacacaggtgacttgtgtgatcctgaggaggggggaggtgatgaggacacagggggaCATGATAGACAGCGCCATGATGGAGATGATCGGGATGTGGCTGTGATCTCagacacattacacacattatgTGACATAATATCAGGTATAAGGAGCGGGATCTATGTGGCGGCCCCTACagacatattactggatgtaaACACGGCCGCTAATAATCTCCATATATCAGATGACCTGAAAATTGCAACGTGTTTACACCAAAAACAAAATCGTTCAGAAACTGCAGAAAGATTCCAGTTTCCTGAGGTGATAAGCTGCAGCAAATTTTTCTGCGGGAGACATTACTGGGATGTGGAGATCAGCAGATCAGAGAGTTGGTCTGTGGGGATATGTTATCCCAGTATAGCCAGGAGGGGGCGACAGTCATACTTTGGATATAATAACAAATCCTGGAGTTTGTGGCGGTATTATTACCAATATTTAGCAATACATGAGAGTAAAGAGATTCGGTTACCTGACAATATTTCCAGTAATAGATTCAGGATCTGTCTGGATTATGAGGCTGGGCGGTTGTCCTTTtatgagctgtgtgaccccatcagacacttacacaccttcaTGGCCACCTTCACCGAGCCCCTTCATGTTGCTATACATGTATTGGGCGGTTCTATAAAGATATCAGGAGGGAACAACAAATAG